One window of Cohnella hashimotonis genomic DNA carries:
- a CDS encoding carbohydrate ABC transporter permease, with protein sequence MRLPVKSSLVLYALLLGSAVVFLFPLIWMVARSFMGLDDLYKVPPVVFPTQFTAEAYSEIWTIKPFLSYIGNTGIVVFFSVVGGTLSAAFCAFGFARLRFPYRNLIFGIVLATMMLPGAVTMIPVYVLFSKLNWTNTLLPLIVPTFFGGGAFNIFLLRQFFATLPHDFDEAAKIDGANLWHIFWRISMPLCRPGLTVVAIGVFMSTWNDFMGPLIYLSKEKSFTLALGLYALSPGEAGGATIGSITTAQLMAACSLAVVPVILVFFFAQKKLISGTVVSTGIKG encoded by the coding sequence ATGAGATTGCCCGTTAAATCTTCGTTGGTGCTGTATGCCTTGCTGCTGGGAAGCGCGGTCGTTTTTCTGTTTCCGCTGATCTGGATGGTCGCCCGCAGCTTTATGGGACTCGACGATCTATATAAGGTTCCGCCGGTCGTCTTTCCGACGCAATTCACGGCAGAAGCGTATTCGGAAATTTGGACCATCAAGCCATTTCTTTCTTATATCGGCAACACCGGCATCGTCGTCTTTTTCAGTGTTGTCGGGGGCACGCTGTCGGCCGCTTTTTGCGCATTCGGATTCGCCCGGTTGCGGTTTCCCTATCGCAATCTCATATTCGGCATCGTACTCGCGACGATGATGCTGCCGGGCGCGGTGACGATGATTCCGGTTTACGTGCTGTTCAGCAAGCTGAATTGGACCAATACGCTGCTCCCGCTGATCGTGCCGACTTTTTTTGGCGGCGGAGCGTTCAACATTTTTTTGCTCCGGCAGTTTTTCGCGACGCTTCCCCACGATTTCGACGAGGCCGCCAAAATCGACGGCGCGAATCTCTGGCATATTTTTTGGCGCATTTCCATGCCGCTGTGCAGGCCGGGACTGACGGTTGTGGCCATCGGCGTATTCATGTCGACCTGGAACGATTTTATGGGGCCGTTGATTTATTTAAGCAAGGAAAAAAGCTTTACCCTGGCGCTCGGATTGTATGCATTGTCCCCTGGCGAAGCAGGCGGCGCAACCATCGGTTCGATTACGACGGCGCAGCTGATGGCGGCCTGCAGCCTGGCGGTCGTCCCGGTCATTCTCGTCTTTTTCTTCGCGCAGAAGAAGCTGATCTCGGGTACGGTCGTCTCGACGGGCATCAAAGGTTAA
- a CDS encoding carbohydrate ABC transporter permease translates to MRSTKKVREAIAGYLFTSPVTVGILLFTAWPVLQSLYYSFTKFNIIKSPQWVGTDNYDKLLHDPEFWQSLKITGIFTGISVPASLLIGFLLALLLHRNLPGIGLFRTIFYLPVVVPVVALGILWKQLYSPTYGFANKLLDMVGLPPYSWFSHPESVMPSLIIMGLWQAGGSMIIWLAGFQGIPAPLYEAAIVDGASRMRRFWTITIPMITPVIFFNLIMGFIGSFQVFGQVMATTAGGPLNASNFLMVMIYKKAFRTLEMGYASSLAWVLFVIVLLLTAFIFRTSRSWVHYEGEVR, encoded by the coding sequence ATGAGATCCACAAAAAAAGTGCGCGAAGCGATCGCCGGCTATTTGTTCACTTCGCCCGTGACGGTCGGCATACTGCTGTTCACCGCTTGGCCCGTACTGCAGTCTCTGTACTACAGCTTTACGAAATTCAATATTATCAAGTCGCCGCAGTGGGTCGGCACGGACAACTACGACAAATTGCTGCATGATCCGGAGTTCTGGCAATCTTTAAAGATTACCGGCATTTTTACCGGCATTTCCGTGCCTGCATCTCTCCTGATCGGTTTTCTGCTGGCGCTGCTGCTTCATCGCAATCTGCCCGGCATCGGCTTGTTCCGGACGATCTTTTATTTGCCGGTCGTCGTTCCGGTCGTGGCGTTGGGCATATTGTGGAAGCAGCTGTACAGCCCGACTTACGGCTTCGCGAACAAGTTGCTGGATATGGTCGGATTGCCGCCGTACAGCTGGTTCTCGCATCCGGAATCGGTTATGCCTTCGCTCATCATTATGGGGCTGTGGCAGGCGGGCGGATCGATGATTATCTGGCTGGCCGGCTTCCAGGGCATTCCCGCTCCGCTGTACGAAGCGGCGATCGTGGACGGCGCATCCCGGATGCGGCGCTTCTGGACCATCACGATTCCGATGATTACGCCGGTCATCTTTTTTAATTTGATCATGGGCTTTATCGGCTCGTTCCAGGTGTTCGGCCAAGTCATGGCGACGACGGCGGGCGGGCCGCTCAACGCAAGCAACTTTCTCATGGTGATGATTTACAAGAAGGCGTTTCGCACGCTGGAGATGGGATATGCTTCGTCGCTGGCATGGGTGCTGTTCGTTATCGTGCTGCTGCTGACGGCATTCATCTTTAGAACGAGCCGATCCTGGGTCCATTACGAAGGAGAGGTCAGATAG
- a CDS encoding ABC transporter substrate-binding protein codes for MKAGKMKTVLLATVMIGSMLMSAACAGNSDSNNLKTNTNGVTGNGAAVQSDASKSHDPVELRVGVPEWPGESENVEAVVSAFKEKYPYVTVKVEKMVGDPHAKVLAQAAANELPDVFWLPDTSVREYQDLGILAPLDAYFEPNGVDVADVYPSMLDLGKVDGQTYMVPRDYAHVVTLVNTSLLKEAGLPLPSNDWSWDTFMDYAKKLTKKDASGTTTQWAVNSNIHWWAVWTPFALGRGGKLIDEAGSKVKVASDPLVGQGLKDLWDLSKDGYALDPNGQYPEDMFMAGKVAFYFAVKSVASSINDVSKAKGFEWDVVPFPRLPSVHAVGGGTSGYSVSSKSKNKDEAGAFVSMFLTEAGQKAFNSAGNSVPVLKSLAGDDVWRNSPVAGKNVESYTIEPEADILPILSAKLPVSLINESNAGYEDAMNKYLLGKLPLEDALKEWEERINKAWK; via the coding sequence ATGAAAGCAGGCAAAATGAAAACAGTATTATTGGCGACGGTCATGATCGGTTCGATGCTGATGAGTGCCGCATGTGCGGGGAATTCGGACAGCAACAATTTGAAAACGAATACAAACGGCGTGACCGGAAACGGCGCAGCGGTTCAATCGGACGCAAGCAAGTCGCATGACCCGGTCGAACTTCGCGTAGGCGTACCCGAATGGCCGGGTGAGTCTGAAAATGTGGAAGCCGTTGTAAGCGCGTTCAAAGAAAAATATCCTTACGTGACGGTCAAAGTCGAGAAGATGGTCGGGGACCCGCACGCGAAGGTGCTCGCGCAGGCGGCGGCGAACGAATTGCCGGACGTATTCTGGCTGCCGGATACCTCGGTAAGAGAGTATCAGGATCTTGGCATCCTTGCTCCGCTCGACGCGTATTTCGAGCCGAATGGCGTTGACGTCGCCGACGTTTACCCCAGCATGCTCGACCTGGGAAAAGTAGACGGCCAAACGTACATGGTCCCGCGGGATTACGCGCATGTCGTCACGCTGGTCAATACGTCACTGCTTAAGGAAGCCGGATTGCCGCTGCCGTCAAACGACTGGAGCTGGGATACGTTCATGGACTATGCCAAGAAGCTGACGAAGAAGGATGCCTCGGGCACGACGACGCAATGGGCGGTCAACTCCAACATTCACTGGTGGGCGGTATGGACGCCGTTCGCGCTGGGCCGCGGCGGCAAGCTGATCGACGAAGCGGGCAGCAAGGTAAAGGTCGCTTCCGATCCGCTTGTAGGCCAAGGATTAAAGGATCTGTGGGATTTGTCCAAGGACGGTTATGCGCTCGACCCGAACGGCCAATATCCGGAAGACATGTTCATGGCCGGCAAGGTCGCCTTTTACTTCGCGGTGAAGTCCGTCGCCTCTTCCATCAACGACGTCTCCAAAGCCAAAGGGTTCGAATGGGATGTCGTACCTTTCCCGCGCTTGCCTTCCGTTCATGCGGTCGGCGGCGGCACGAGCGGCTACAGCGTCAGCTCGAAGTCGAAAAACAAGGATGAAGCGGGCGCTTTCGTATCGATGTTCCTGACGGAGGCCGGCCAGAAGGCCTTTAACTCGGCAGGCAACTCGGTTCCGGTCCTCAAATCGCTGGCCGGCGACGACGTATGGCGGAACAGTCCGGTGGCGGGCAAGAACGTCGAGTCGTATACGATCGAGCCTGAAGCCGACATTCTTCCGATTTTGAGCGCGAAGCTCCCCGTATCGCTGATCAACGAATCGAACGCCGGCTACGAGGACGCGATGAACAAGTATTTGCTGGGCAAGCTGCCGTTGGAGGATGCGCTTAAGGAATGGGAAGAACGCATTAACAAGGCTTGGAAATAA
- a CDS encoding LacI family DNA-binding transcriptional regulator, which translates to MVTSNKINTIGIIIPKPGTEFLPFVGMDILGGIGEVANEKKYNMLLDWEEGLGGTKVLDLVRSGIVRGLVFFLPLNDVTTFRALNDLNFPYVLMSRPPEGVYCSWVDVDNVDAAYQATVSLIKAGHTRISFSSPGPIEFLVSSDRHSGYRQALLSHNISYDESYVSIGNGDIQSGKAAMTHFLSLKEPPTALIAGSNLLAIGMLESLKEHGLDHRDKAIITFDDSPLAESYGISAIHIPTNTIAKESARLLIKRIGHTRRVEPENIVIDAQLIVRNTFVPVR; encoded by the coding sequence TTGGTTACGAGCAATAAAATAAATACGATCGGCATTATCATCCCGAAGCCCGGTACCGAGTTCTTGCCGTTTGTCGGTATGGACATCCTGGGCGGCATCGGCGAGGTGGCCAACGAAAAGAAGTATAATATGCTGCTCGACTGGGAGGAAGGGCTTGGCGGCACCAAGGTGCTCGACCTCGTTCGCAGCGGGATCGTACGCGGACTTGTGTTTTTCCTGCCGCTTAACGACGTGACGACCTTCCGGGCGCTCAACGATCTTAATTTTCCTTATGTCCTGATGAGCAGACCGCCCGAAGGCGTCTACTGCAGCTGGGTAGACGTAGACAACGTGGATGCCGCCTACCAGGCGACCGTATCGCTCATTAAAGCCGGCCATACGCGGATTTCCTTTTCCTCCCCGGGACCGATCGAATTCCTCGTCAGCAGCGACCGTCACTCGGGCTATCGCCAGGCCTTGCTCAGCCACAATATTTCCTACGACGAATCCTATGTATCGATCGGCAACGGCGATATCCAGAGCGGCAAAGCGGCCATGACGCATTTTCTTAGCCTGAAGGAACCGCCGACAGCCCTGATTGCCGGTTCCAACCTGCTCGCGATCGGCATGCTCGAATCGCTCAAAGAGCATGGACTGGACCATCGGGATAAAGCGATCATTACGTTCGACGACAGCCCGCTCGCGGAGAGTTACGGCATCTCGGCCATTCATATCCCGACGAATACGATCGCGAAGGAATCCGCGCGTCTGCTGATCAAGCGTATTGGCCACACCCGTCGCGTAGAGCCGGAAAACATCGTCATCGATGCGCAGCTCATCGTCCGCAACACGTTCGTCCCAGTCAGATAA